cacCCGCAGATCATCGAGAAACGCCGCCGAGACCGGATCAATAACAGCTTGTCCGAGTTGCGGAGGCTGGTGCCCAGCGCCTTCGAGAAGCAGGTgagggtgccccccccccccccgcctcggggcctccccccaccccggcctccgggTCCGCGTGcgtttttgtgtttgtgtgtctgtgtgcgtcccccccccccccacctcctccgtgTGCTCCCTCCCTGGAAGCTGAcgacctccctgcccttcccgccCCCAGGGATCGGCGAAGCTGGAGAAAGCGGAGATCCTGCAGATGACCGTGGACCACCTTAAAATGTTGCATACGGCGGGGGGGAAAGGTCAGTTGCATCTCTTTTCGGGTGCCCCAGCCGCCACCCCCTCGGTGACCGCAGTTAAACTGTTGCCCTTATCGTGCCGACGCCGGCTCCTTTGGCCTTGGGCGAGGCCCGATCGATAAGAGTggtggtggcgtttgttaagggcttcctgggtgccaagcactgacctaagcagcgtggcttcgtggaaagagcacgggcttgggagtcggaggatgtgggttctaatccccgctctgccacttgcctgccgtgtgaccccacgcaagccccttaacttctccgtacctcagttagctcatctgtaaagtggggattaagacttggagccccacgtgggacaacctgataccttgaatctacccccgggtttagaacagtgcttggcacagactgagtgcttaacgaatacctttattattatcgatgataaacgctggggtgggcacTGTACTCTAAATGGTGGGCTTGGTGTAGGATGATGAGTCGGTACCCTGGGcctgcccctcatggagctcGCGCAATCTAAAGGACGTGTGAGTGCTTTTCCTCCGGCTTTAGGGgagcccacccctccctctccccaaactgAGGGGATCCCCCCTCCCTCGCGGAACAAAAATCCAATCCGTTTTTAAGAACccggtactctccgaagcgcgcTGAAGTGATGACATCTAAAAGCATCTAAAAGCACCTCTCACTAACCCGGTGAATACGGGGCCGCCTGGGTGCTTTTACCCTAGAGTAAATGCGATCTTTTAAGGATCAGTACGCTGTCGGACCCCCTCTGAGAGCCAGACCTAACATTATTCAGAGAGGCTTAGTGGAGCAAGACAGAAATGTTCAAATGAAATCCCTTGCCTGAGAACCGAGCCTCCGGTCTCGGGAAAGCGCTCTCGCTAAAAGCTTTCTAATGAGGCGGTGCCGCTGGGTGTCTAATGAACTTCCTCGTCTCGTGTGGTTTCCCCATCCCCCGTGGGTTTTTCTGGCCCTGAGGGGAAAACGGTAGAGGGAGGACGGAGCCTCTGCTCGCCAAAGCTGGGGTGGAGTTGCGCTCTCTCCGGCAGCTTGCAAAGAGCTAGGATTCGAGGCTCCCACCCGACCTGTAATGGCCACGTGGATGTGGCCGAGGCCCCCGCGGGGAGGGAGGTTTGGGTCTTCTAGCCCTCGCTTAAACCACGTGCGAGGGATCCGGGCGAAGGTTGGCCGCGCCTcgagcctcccccacccctccgtctTACCCAGGCTACTTGGACGCGCACGCCCTCGCCATGGACTACCGGAGTCTGGGCTTCCGGGAATGCCTGGCCGAAGTGGCCCGCTACCTCGGCCTGATGGAGGGCCTGGACCCGGCCGATCCTCTGCGAGCGCGCCTCGTCTCCCACCTGCACCACTACGCCTCCCAGCGGGAAGCCGCGGTCCCCTGGGGCGGGGGCTTCGGCCCGCACCCGCCCCTCGCCCACCCGCTGCTGCCGTCCCCGGGGGGCCGCGGCCCCGCGGCGCCGGCCGCGGAGCCCCAGACCCCGGCCCGGATCAGCGCCTCCCGCCCGGAAGCCTCGTCTCCGAGGGTCCTCCCCGGCGGGAGCCTGGGACCGACTCCGAGGGTGACCCCCGCCGGGGGCCCGGGACCGCTGCTCCCCGGGGCCACCTCGGCCTCCAGACTCGCTCCGCCTTTGCTGTCCTCCGTGGTGTCCCTgtccaccttccccttctccttcggcGCCTTCCACCTCCTGGCCCCCAACGCCCTGAACCCCTCTGTCCCGACACAGGCGTCCGGCCTGGGCAAGCCCTACAGACCCTGGGGGACGGAGATCGGGGCCTTTTAGAGGACTGGCGGTCCCGGGTGGGTGGGGAGCCGGGAGCCCAGGGGGCTCGccatggggaggggggcagaggggagggagaggggtcttAAAGGTCCAGCTGAGCTGGGTTTTGACTTAATCACATTCAGATTGTTCACACcaagagaggggaagacaagggTACCGTGACCGATGAAAAAGGTTTAAAGACTAAAGggattttatatatgtatatatatatacgtattatTAGCAGGTGCATTTTTTAATCTAGCATCTTTTTGGTCCGAGCCATTAAATGGCAATAGCGGATGTAAACCGATTGTGATAGGTTTGTATCGAGTGCCTCATATCTATTTGTTTCAAAGAGGTCCGACTTTGGCCTGACAGCGTTGGATTCCTTAACCTCTAATGCATTTTGCGGGGGACTAGATTGTCCTTGTTTAGCAACGGCTTATTTTAGTCATTATTTTTTCCAAACCACTAACATCCATAGTCACATGACTTCTGTCGGGTTCCTATATCGGCAGTTTAAGAGGTTCTAGAAGACTCTTTTGGTAAACTGTACTCTGAAGTTTTCTACATCGGGAAAAAAGCGGTGACAAATCAGACTGAATGGTGTCGTCCTAGAAAGGAAGCTAGTTCTTTCTCCCACATCCGTTGGGGCAACTGGGGTTCCCCCCCTCGCCTCGCCAGCCGTGGACATACATACACCCCCTTTCCCACGTTGCTGTCCTGGAGCGGCTAATCTCTCCCAACCGGATCCAGGAGCCGAGCCGCCCGGGATCTGAGCGGTGCCCCCGGCCCACCTTGGGGAGAAGGCGGAAGCCTCCGCACCAAGCCTCCCCCCGGGTCCCAAGCCCCAGATGAGGCTCTGTGGACCCTGCGGGGCCCCGGCACGGGCGGCTCTACGGGAAGGTGGGTCAACTGCCCCGAGTGCCAGGGGACACgggagggggcccggccgggctggTTCTCTCGGTCAGGATGTCGCCACCGGGATTTCCTTAGCCGGGACCTTGGAGCCCCACTGGCTCCCCTGGGGTCTTTCGGTCTTCCCTGCATTTCTGCCGTGTGGACTTGGCTTGGATTGGCCCATAGAAATTTCCTTCGGAACAGGTTGACTCCCCAGGAGTCCCAAGAGGCCCCAGTGAAGTGAACTTGGTCTCTATTGTATTGCTGTGCGGTGGCTAAATAAAGGAGAAAGCAAGAACAAAGTATTTGGATTGACATGACTCACCTCCGCGTCGGAGCCATGGGAGAAGTAAAGAGGGGGCCGGGACTTACTTGGTTTGAGGCCTGGGTTTGGAATTCCAACTGGGTGACCTGCAGGCCCCGGGGGACAAGGCCAAAATCTTCCTTGCATGAGGGAACCCGCTCAGTCTAGGATAGCTATATTTAGGGTGAGGCTAGGATAGCTATATTGAGGGTGAGGCGGTACCGGCCCTCGGAAGGAAAGCTGGGAGTTGGATACTCTCCTTCGGGGGTTGGGCTGCTGGGGCTCAGCAAGGGTTGgattggcagggaggggagcagcGTAGTGcagcggatagaacacgagccttagagtcaggaggtcatggatcctcatcccggctccgtcacttgtcagctgcgtgaccttgggcaagtcacttcacttctctgggcctcagttacctcttctgtaaaatggggatcgagacggggaccgtggccaTCCCGATCTGCTcgtgtcctccccagcacttagaacggtgcctggcgcgtaataagcacttgaatattgTAATCATGGACAAATGCCAAAattgttgttactgttattagGTTGGACCTgtcatccctcccccccaccacaacaACCTCCTCTCCCCCGTCCATCCTGTCAGGCTCTAGAACCGGGGAACGGTGGGAACCCTGCCGGGGGGACCCCGAAGTCCTGCCTGAACAGAGGCGGCAGGCTGAGCGTGGCGAGGACTCCAGAGATCCTGGAAAAGGCTCAGCCAAAGTTTCTGAGCCAGGTGAGCCCCACGGAAGGAGGTGACCACGGCTTGGGAGCaggggcaggcaggaggagaggaaggcagcCTTGGGCAGAGGACGGAAGagactcttttccttttcccggcCTCCTTGTTCTCCCccgcctctctctcctgcctagaGGCAGAAGCGCTGCCAGACAGGAAGCACGCTGATTGGATTTTTAAACATTAGGGCTTCTTCCAGGAGCCTCTGACATTTCAGAGTCCCGAGGGAACCGAAATGCCGTTAGAAAGCTAAGGGGTGAGATTCCAGTTTCAGGCCTTCCGTCGTCCGTGCCACGGCACTGCATCACCCTGTCGGAAACAAGGCTGCCAGAGAAACGCTACTCTGAAAAGCCTTCTAATAATGTGGGGAAACACACGCTGGGGCTGGATGATTTTTACAGACCGGACAGGCCGGGCAAGAGACGTCTGCTGCTGCCCTCCCGTCTCTGTTCCTTTCCATGGGGCTGCACCGCTCCCCGGCTTGCCGGCCTGGGACTATACGGTTTAAGCTCTGGCCACCGGCAGTTCAGCGCGAGGACGTTCAGCGGCATCCACTCAGCCTCCTTGGGAAGCGCAGAACCGGACCCTGGTGCAAATTCTACACGTCTTTGCCCCCTCCAGGGCCTGGATCATCTCCGGGTAACTTGCTTCGCCGATCTCCACGGCCAAGGGTGACCCCCGGAACAGACGGTGCCCCTTCCGAGACTGCCTCGGGATGTCGGTGCCTGAGACCGAGCGCTAGCTGGGGGGAgctgcgtgacttagtggaaagagcctgggaatcggaggatctgggctttaatcccggctctacctccttcctgctgcgtgacctgggcaattggcttaacttctctgggcctcaggtacctcatctgtaaaatggggattaaagccttctccctcctacttagactgtgagccgcaagtgggacagggactgtgtccaacctgatgaatatGTAGggaccccagtgctcaaaacagtgctgggcacatagtaagtccttaacaagtaccataaaaacaaacaaagcaTGGGGGATTGCAGTGTGACTGGCTCTTCCTGCAGTCCTGCTGAGAGAGTGCCCGAGAGGGGATACAGGACTTCCTGGAGCCCTCCTGCATAACTTGCCCACTCCATTTACTTTGCACTAATTCACGTATACCCAATTTTCTTTCCTCCTAAAAGTAAATTATCCCAGTACTTATACAGTGCctccacataataaatgcttaatcaagaccatttaaaaaaaaaaaagcctaggcccagaagtcagaggacctaggttctaatctctgctctgcctcttgcttgctgtataagcttgggcaaatcacttaacttctctctgcctcagtttcctcaaccgtaaaagggggattcaaaacctgttctccctcctactcagacttggAGTCCACTGAGGGAAAGGAAACATATTCattttgattaacctgtatctactccaggacttagagaagcagcgtggctcagtggaaagagcacgggcttgggagtcagaggtcatgagtttgaatcccagctctgccacttgtcagctgtgtgactgtgggcgagtcacttcacttctctgggcctcagttacctcatctgtaaaatggggattaactgtgagcctcacgtgggacaacctgattaccctgtatctaccccagtgcttagaacagtgctcggcacatagtaagcacttaacaaataccaacattattattattacttgagaagcagcatggcttagtggatagagcacaggcctggggggtcagaagaacctcgattctctaatcctgactccgccacccgtccgctgtatgaccttgggcaagacacttcacttctcagagcctcagttacctcatctgtaaaatggagattaagagtgtgagtcccatgtgggacagggactgtgcccaagcggattaatctgaatctaccccagcgctcagaacagtgcgtggcacaaagtaagtgcttaacaagtatcattattatagtaagtgcttaacaaatgccataaaaaaataagaaaactcacttgtactctcccaagtgcttcgtccagtgtTCTGCTAGCCatccactccttccttccccaacagCAATTTAAGGGTCATCATCGTTCATGAAATCCACCCCGTTTAACTTTCAAAGCTGAACCTGGTGTGCCTCATCTCAATCAAGTCAGGTGATTTATTTCAAAAAATTCTGACTCTTCCCCTTTACAGCCGCAGAGCATTAAATGTCACGAATGCTATGGACTGGAAGAATTAACCTAGTCCGGTCATGGGGATTGTAAATTTTACTAAAGTTCTTAGTTGTCATCAGATAAGCACACCCGTAATCCTGAGTGATGCAATGTGGGAGGGGAGACCGATCAGGGAacccggggctgggctgggctagcAGGGGGATGGGTGCCCTCCCGGGCTTCCAAACCCcccaaactgtggtatttgctaagtgcttactttgtgtcaggcactgtactaagccctggggtagaggagaagcagcgtggcctagtggcaagagcatagggttgggagtcagaggtcgtgggttctaatcccggctccgccccttgtcagctgtgtgactttcgacgagtcacttaacctctctgggcctcagggacctcgtctgtaaaatggggattaagactgtgagcctcgcgcgggacaatctgattaccttgtatctaccccatcgcttagaacagtgctcggcacatagtaagcgcttagcaaataccgtcctcatcgtcgtcattatcattgtcataaacaaatgaggttggagacagctcctgtcacatgtggggctcccagtctcaatccccattttccagatgaggtaactgaggcccagagatgtgaagtgactggcccaaggtcacacagcagacaggtggcagagccaggattagaaccggactcccaggcccgggctctaaccactagatcacgctgctacCACTGTGGCACCTGGGCGGCCCAGAAGAAGGTGGGAAGTTGAGGCCAGGATCACGGGAAGAGCGTTATTTCCAGGGAAACCCAGGATTGGCTTTCAGCTCCTGTTAGATTTTAAGTATCCTCACCACAGAGTTGTTGCGGGCACCGTAGCGGGCGGCCGCGCCGGGCGGGGCAGTTGGGAGCAGGCGGAAGGCCGGGAGAGGCTCGGTCACTGGCTGCCCTTGAAGAGCTGCCCGTTGCCAG
This sequence is a window from Ornithorhynchus anatinus isolate Pmale09 chromosome 7, mOrnAna1.pri.v4, whole genome shotgun sequence. Protein-coding genes within it:
- the HEY1 gene encoding hairy/enhancer-of-split related with YRPW motif protein 1; this encodes MKRGPGSDRSELDDPAERDGPPDRGHPGPSSPSASSPVSARKRRRGIIEKRRRDRINNSLSELRRLVPSAFEKQGSAKLEKAEILQMTVDHLKMLHTAGGKGYLDAHALAMDYRSLGFRECLAEVARYLGLMEGLDPADPLRARLVSHLHHYASQREAAVPWGGGFGPHPPLAHPLLPSPGGRGPAAPAAEPQTPARISASRPEASSPRVLPGGSLGPTPRVTPAGGPGPLLPGATSASRLAPPLLSSVVSLSTFPFSFGAFHLLAPNALNPSVPTQASGLGKPYRPWGTEIGAF